The DNA segment TGGTCATTGCAGAGCCTTATCGTCAACAGCTTATGATGTTTGACCGGCACAGCCGGCATTGGCGATCTGACTGCAAAAATTGGCGCAATCCACGCCCTGCGAATGCCAATTACAATAACGGAAGTTGTAGTTGGGCCATTCCCAGAATTCTTGAGCATAAGCTAAGGCTCTATCAACCCACTGAACTCCTGGGCCAGGTTGAGCCAACAAGGGACGTGATATTGGCAGAAGCAAAAAAACTATGGCTATATGCCAAACGTATATTGAAAAGCTTTTCATCGGTATCCTCCTATTTCTCTTCCTGTTGCAATTTCTATAAGCCATGTTTGGCCTGCTCTCTGATGTTTGCATTCGGGTGATTATCTTTGATTTACAAAAGAGCCTGGGTAGCTTCCTGAAAACCCTCTTCGCTAAGATGCACGAGATGTCCCACCGCCATTGATCCTATACCTAAGCCATTATCATAAGCTAAACGACATAAACCGGGCAATGAAGATTCCAAGTTAAGCCTCGGTACCTGGCGAAGGGCATGATATTTCGCCCAATTAATTTCTTTATCATCAGTATTTATCGGAGCATTCAAAATCACATCTGAGACAACCTTTGGATACCAGGAAGAATCTCCATAAGTGTA comes from the Candidatus Zixiibacteriota bacterium genome and includes:
- a CDS encoding amidase domain-containing protein, producing the protein MKSFSIYVWHIAIVFLLLPISRPLLAQPGPGVQWVDRALAYAQEFWEWPNYNFRYCNWHSQGVDCANFCSQIANAGCAGQTS